The Archangium lipolyticum genome contains a region encoding:
- a CDS encoding ATP-binding protein → MRSSPEPGPEAEPARTPPLPLTWPAALFGLIFGVAMTYAPYEFHAAAFRPLYPYVRAMGLAYLASSIVLMATLLYPHAPRWLDVLGRVGFGAVTGLYWWVLNVRTGGLTGAILYPLLLAGLALETSPAWRRREVFRGVVALIALCFGLLMLGAHQHLPTVFYAALAPLLVPMGLVFLVSGAGLLAPASTRWPWLPRVYFGLLAVDFALLAWGLGRSGSGPAACIYLILTFTCALMAAGLRPRAPRTVAFKLLRGLAFAGLVPLLALGGFGAWLAQRAIENQVRDDTVRAAAGEADFLVRYLDDARESLQLLLESPGFRSAFASRDTKLLELYLRNLPAQARAFDAALAVDKEGVGLATSYGHEQMGSFAHRDYYAGVLSTGAPYVSRPYVSQLGLPHVAVALPFKQDGKLEGMLVGLLSLERLSAAVTPAAQRFRVQVLDRRGLLLLRDTQPGAPLLSEALLPSALRLHLTNIDEGVVETFDAEDRHILLAADAPVPGTEWSVVVTQDLGVAYRAITRTSAAFVAMLAVGVLLTLALSQFVARDLMRRLDTLVEATAAIARGELSRRVPEDDEDELGGLCRGFNEMASRTEAAQGELREAVRLREEFLSVASHELRTPLTPLKGFAALTLNRMEKGGDFPERERTLKALRSMARQTDRLTRLVDDLLDTSRIQAGRFELERARVDLVPLVREVIERFELRGDEGLRFTFEAPQEPVEGVWDGPRLEQVVTNLLSNAVRYSPQGGTVRVGFHLTPESVELRVRDEGIGIPPESLASLFQPFARASNATSRHFGGLGLGLFICREIVQRHGGTIWAESPGAQQGSCFHVRLPREAPAIAPIAAAG, encoded by the coding sequence ATGCGCTCGTCCCCCGAGCCGGGCCCGGAAGCCGAGCCCGCGCGCACGCCCCCGTTGCCCCTCACCTGGCCCGCCGCGCTGTTCGGTCTCATCTTCGGCGTGGCGATGACGTACGCGCCGTACGAGTTCCACGCCGCCGCCTTCCGGCCCCTCTACCCGTACGTGCGCGCCATGGGCCTGGCGTACCTGGCCAGCAGCATCGTGCTCATGGCCACGCTCCTCTATCCGCACGCCCCGCGCTGGTTGGACGTGCTGGGCCGCGTGGGCTTCGGCGCCGTCACCGGCCTGTACTGGTGGGTGCTCAACGTGCGCACCGGGGGCCTCACCGGCGCCATCCTCTACCCGCTGCTGCTGGCGGGGCTGGCGCTGGAGACGTCCCCCGCGTGGCGGCGGCGCGAGGTATTCCGCGGCGTGGTGGCGCTCATCGCGCTGTGCTTCGGGCTCCTCATGCTGGGGGCCCACCAGCACCTGCCCACCGTCTTCTACGCCGCGCTCGCCCCGCTGCTGGTGCCCATGGGGCTCGTCTTCCTGGTGAGCGGGGCGGGGCTGCTGGCCCCGGCGAGCACGCGCTGGCCCTGGCTGCCCCGCGTCTACTTCGGCCTGCTGGCGGTGGACTTCGCCCTGCTGGCCTGGGGCCTGGGCCGCAGCGGCTCCGGACCCGCCGCCTGCATCTACCTCATCCTCACCTTCACCTGCGCCCTCATGGCCGCTGGCCTCCGGCCCCGCGCCCCTCGCACCGTGGCCTTCAAGCTGCTGCGCGGGCTGGCCTTCGCCGGGCTGGTGCCACTGCTGGCGCTGGGCGGCTTCGGCGCCTGGCTCGCCCAGCGCGCCATCGAGAACCAGGTGCGCGACGACACCGTGCGCGCCGCGGCCGGCGAGGCGGACTTCCTCGTGCGCTACCTGGACGACGCGCGCGAGTCCCTCCAGCTGCTGCTCGAGTCCCCCGGCTTCCGCAGCGCCTTCGCCTCGCGCGACACGAAGCTGCTGGAGCTCTACCTGCGCAACCTCCCCGCCCAGGCGCGCGCCTTCGACGCCGCGCTCGCCGTGGACAAGGAGGGCGTGGGGCTCGCCACCTCCTACGGCCACGAGCAAATGGGCAGCTTCGCCCACCGCGACTACTACGCCGGCGTGCTGAGCACCGGCGCCCCCTATGTCTCGCGCCCCTACGTCAGCCAGCTCGGCCTGCCCCACGTGGCCGTCGCCCTCCCCTTCAAACAGGACGGGAAGCTGGAGGGCATGCTCGTGGGCCTGCTGTCCCTGGAGCGCCTGTCCGCCGCGGTGACGCCCGCCGCCCAGCGCTTCCGCGTGCAGGTGCTCGACAGGCGCGGCCTGCTGCTGCTGCGCGACACCCAGCCCGGCGCCCCGCTGCTGAGCGAGGCCCTGCTCCCCAGCGCCCTTCGCCTGCACCTCACCAACATCGACGAGGGCGTGGTGGAGACGTTCGACGCGGAGGACCGGCACATCCTCCTGGCCGCCGACGCGCCCGTGCCCGGCACCGAGTGGAGCGTCGTCGTCACCCAGGACCTGGGGGTGGCCTACCGCGCCATCACCCGCACCAGCGCGGCCTTCGTCGCCATGCTGGCCGTGGGCGTGCTGCTCACCCTGGCCCTCTCCCAGTTCGTCGCGAGGGACCTGATGCGCCGCCTGGACACGCTGGTGGAGGCCACCGCCGCCATCGCCCGGGGCGAGCTCAGCCGGCGCGTGCCCGAGGACGACGAGGACGAGCTGGGCGGGCTGTGCCGCGGCTTCAACGAGATGGCCTCGCGCACCGAGGCCGCCCAGGGCGAGCTGCGCGAGGCGGTGCGCCTGCGCGAGGAGTTCCTCTCCGTGGCCAGCCACGAGCTGCGCACGCCCCTCACCCCCCTCAAGGGCTTCGCCGCCCTCACCCTCAACCGCATGGAGAAGGGCGGCGACTTCCCCGAGCGCGAGCGCACCCTCAAGGCCCTGCGCTCCATGGCCCGGCAGACGGACCGCCTCACCCGCCTGGTGGACGACCTGCTGGACACCTCGCGGATTCAAGCCGGCCGCTTCGAGCTGGAGCGCGCCCGCGTGGACCTGGTGCCCCTGGTGCGCGAGGTCATCGAGCGCTTCGAGCTGAGGGGGGACGAGGGCCTGCGCTTCACCTTCGAGGCCCCCCAGGAGCCCGTGGAGGGCGTCTGGGACGGCCCCCGCCTGGAGCAGGTGGTGACGAACCTGCTGTCCAACGCCGTGCGCTACTCCCCCCAGGGCGGCACGGTGCGCGTGGGCTTCCATCTCACCCCCGAGTCCGTGGAGCTGCGCGTGCGCGACGAGGGCATCGGCATTCCGCCCGAGAGCCTCGCCTCCCTCTTCCAGCCCTTCGCCCGCGCCTCCAACGCCACCTCGCGGCACTTCGGCGGCCTGGGGCTGGGCCTCTTCATCTGCCGGGAAATCGTCCAGCGCCACGGCGGCACCATCTGGGCCGAGAGCCCCGGCGCCCAGCAGGGCAGCTGCTTCCACGTCCGGCTGCCCCGAGAGGCGCCAGCCATCGCCCCCATCGCCGCCGCCGGTTAG
- a CDS encoding ATP-binding protein: MHSKPQPTDASPRPPELHGATAALARRERYLTALVEIQQRLLAASPAESLFEELVEPLGEASGASRAYLFEAHRSPDGNLLFSQRAEWCAPGVKPELENPELQDMHLERQLPHVYELLSRGQILSALVKDLPSEERRLLESQDILSVLTLPLWVHGTLSGFIGFDNCVEAREWEKLEVDLLWAAAGAIALAMEQRQSARSLRERELRFRRIAENASDVLYRYQLAGTRSFAFVSGVVTKNLGFTPEEHYRDPELWHRQMHPEDREVLEQLLAEPEKHDSPVVVRFTRRDGRTVWLQHVVTPVMDASGLCVAVEGIARDITERRQFEEALKLSEASFRILLEGVPDPAAIQRDGRIIYANAALVSSLGFARPQELMGRRLREFVLDDPPTPEGSVALVTGERRLMRRDGKVRVAEFASLPLLFDGEPAVVSIARDVTEQRQLQSRLSLADRMASMGTLAAGIAHEINNPLAFVISNLGFLAEEMSRSPVLARGPEEWRSVLAEAREGAERVRQIVRQLKAFSRPDEERVEPVDVHAVLESAVTLADNEIKHRARLRREFGPVPRVMGNEGRLCQVFLNLVVNAAQAIPEGAAERNEIRLVTRLGQDGRVVVEVQDTGSGIPREALGRIFDPFYTTKPVGVGTGLGLSICHGIITSLGGDISVESEPGQGTVVRVVLPVAEECARVEKPVQAPQPAPTAQRGRVLIVDDEPAVGRSLRRILREHDVELATSGRQALERLTADGRFHVILCDVMMPDFGGKDLYEAIQQGGSGLEQRFVFVSGGAFTQGARDFLARVPNPTLEKPFDEAAVKRVVREFVLRNAEAVRS; encoded by the coding sequence ATGCATTCGAAGCCTCAGCCGACCGACGCCTCCCCCCGTCCCCCCGAGCTGCACGGCGCGACGGCCGCGCTGGCCCGGCGTGAGCGCTACCTGACCGCGCTGGTGGAGATTCAGCAGCGGCTGCTGGCGGCCTCGCCCGCGGAGAGCCTGTTCGAGGAATTGGTGGAGCCGCTGGGAGAGGCCTCGGGAGCCAGCCGGGCCTACCTCTTCGAGGCCCACCGCTCCCCGGACGGCAACCTGCTCTTCAGCCAGCGCGCCGAGTGGTGCGCCCCCGGAGTGAAGCCCGAGCTCGAGAACCCGGAGCTGCAGGACATGCACCTGGAGCGGCAGCTGCCGCACGTCTACGAGCTGCTGTCGCGAGGGCAGATCCTCTCCGCGCTGGTGAAGGACCTGCCCTCCGAGGAGCGAAGGCTCCTGGAGTCGCAGGACATCCTCTCCGTGCTCACGCTGCCGCTGTGGGTGCACGGCACGCTGTCGGGCTTCATCGGCTTCGACAACTGCGTGGAGGCGCGGGAGTGGGAGAAGCTGGAGGTGGACCTGCTGTGGGCGGCGGCCGGAGCCATCGCGCTGGCGATGGAGCAGCGGCAGTCGGCGCGGTCGCTGCGCGAGCGGGAGCTGCGCTTCCGGCGCATCGCGGAGAACGCCTCGGACGTGCTGTACCGCTACCAGCTGGCGGGCACGCGCAGCTTCGCCTTCGTCAGCGGCGTGGTGACGAAGAACCTGGGCTTCACCCCGGAGGAGCACTACAGGGATCCCGAGCTGTGGCACCGGCAGATGCACCCGGAGGACCGGGAGGTGCTGGAGCAGTTGCTGGCCGAGCCCGAGAAGCATGACTCGCCGGTGGTGGTGCGCTTCACCCGGCGGGACGGGCGCACGGTGTGGCTGCAACACGTGGTGACGCCGGTGATGGACGCCTCGGGGCTGTGCGTGGCGGTGGAGGGCATCGCCCGCGACATCACCGAGCGGCGCCAGTTCGAGGAGGCCCTCAAGCTGTCCGAGGCCAGCTTCCGCATCCTCCTGGAGGGCGTGCCGGACCCGGCGGCCATCCAGCGCGACGGGCGCATCATCTACGCCAACGCGGCGCTGGTGTCCTCGCTGGGCTTCGCGCGCCCGCAGGAGCTGATGGGGCGGCGGCTGCGGGAGTTCGTGCTGGACGATCCGCCCACGCCCGAGGGCTCGGTGGCGCTGGTGACGGGCGAGCGGCGATTGATGCGGCGGGACGGAAAGGTGCGCGTGGCGGAGTTCGCCTCGCTGCCCCTGCTCTTCGATGGCGAGCCGGCCGTGGTGTCCATCGCGCGCGACGTCACCGAGCAGAGGCAGTTGCAGAGCCGCCTGTCGCTGGCGGACCGGATGGCCTCCATGGGGACGCTCGCGGCGGGCATCGCCCATGAAATCAACAACCCGCTGGCCTTCGTCATCTCCAACCTGGGCTTCCTGGCGGAGGAGATGAGCCGCTCGCCCGTGCTCGCGCGAGGCCCTGAGGAGTGGCGCTCGGTGCTGGCCGAGGCGCGCGAGGGCGCCGAGCGCGTGCGCCAGATCGTCCGCCAGCTCAAGGCCTTCTCGCGGCCGGACGAGGAGCGGGTGGAGCCGGTGGACGTGCACGCGGTGCTGGAGTCGGCGGTGACGCTGGCCGACAACGAAATCAAGCACCGTGCGCGGCTGCGGCGCGAGTTCGGGCCCGTGCCGCGCGTCATGGGCAACGAGGGCCGGCTGTGCCAGGTGTTCCTCAACCTGGTGGTGAACGCGGCCCAGGCCATCCCCGAGGGCGCGGCGGAGAGGAATGAGATCCGCCTGGTGACACGCCTGGGACAGGATGGGCGGGTGGTGGTGGAGGTGCAGGACACGGGCTCGGGCATCCCCCGGGAGGCGCTCGGGCGCATCTTCGACCCCTTCTACACGACGAAGCCGGTGGGCGTGGGCACGGGCCTGGGCCTGTCCATCTGCCACGGCATCATCACGAGCCTGGGCGGGGACATCTCCGTGGAGAGCGAGCCGGGCCAGGGCACCGTGGTGCGGGTGGTGCTGCCGGTCGCCGAGGAGTGCGCCCGGGTGGAGAAGCCGGTGCAGGCCCCGCAGCCGGCACCCACGGCCCAACGTGGACGGGTGCTCATCGTGGACGACGAGCCCGCGGTGGGCCGCTCGCTGCGGCGGATCCTCCGCGAGCACGACGTGGAGCTGGCCACCAGCGGGCGGCAGGCGCTGGAGCGGCTGACGGCGGACGGGCGATTCCACGTCATCCTGTGCGACGTGATGATGCCGGATTTTGGGGGCAAGGACCTGTACGAGGCCATCCAGCAGGGCGGCTCGGGATTGGAGCAACGCTTCGTCTTCGTCTCCGGCGGGGCGTTCACCCAGGGGGCGAGGGACTTCCTGGCGCGGGTGCCCAACCCCACCCTGGAGAAGCCCTTCGACGAGGCCGCGGTGAAGCGCGTGGTGCGCGAGTTCGTGCTGCGCAACGCGGAGGCCGTGAGGAGCTGA
- a CDS encoding pre-toxin TG domain-containing protein has protein sequence MRMPSLFAVVLVALSTRAASAQEERFDVQAFRPLGSPQDVVGVDQSRALSPHSASAGVFLHFALDPLVLRVHGSDVKALSVVGPRLQLDLLASVGVADGVEAGLTVPLVLAQGSDNLEAISSEGTVRSFALGDVRLRGKVAVPGLRRRAEDSGWGAALTLGVGLPTGSREAFAGEGALTWMPGAVVDYRFDSGALLALDAGLWLRPTHEFLGVRWGNAATVGLGAEVPVLRGLGVTAVGTLTGSTPLVGQPGLARQVPVEGLVGLRWYSPLGLTVTVGGGGGCGCSLTAPTLRLFSSVVWVPYRGSEWHALERYKRPPRPAPPASMPPLLLDVDGEDSDGDGVVDRRDVCPRHAAGPGGREGCPRVREEDGRLVTRGPVRFATGQEVLLPDSVPVLEEVAAVLLSRPEVRRVRVVATTDPGDSGALALALAHRRAATVRRHLLDSGVAEERLCAVGRTRERWEGDTGQHLEFVVESGSGPLPPCTHEADTSTPSPAWEMEGTKEVRTRAWAAARGLTRLGAWLALGLRVEGERVRLLRVRAHEGSGAEVGAVKAEDVRPLLEWALYRYARGREGEVVLTLRRGLVMWTEEEESTGPVLQATTLQAPHEVFLRNQREKLQVGTVSEEARREGLTALKKLEGWLLLQPDSALERTGSPLTRYAELMEEERQREVRWRAVQRKLAEYEQWGKRLLATYSAPPHRVAPGYLVSESPLRERSLRALGDATLAWAYAHTEDPDFLERTPDQVALYLLASRSALATVVHLGRMAPVHLDYTEAFDPEVYTTDELVLELLVGLAPGAGEVTDAHAAFSGRSLTGHQLSPTERVLCAVGVLLPFVTGKVLKDAGEAGLQRFALLTGRSLDEVRVLSRVAARLSPENAREVERLMVAASKGHTFTEEEMQFLQRVAHGLEAPLREAAEALRAGQKVPLLGARTLADGSRLLPGSPSHKAQRWIDYQFRHPEKYRHFSFQPDADWARMYETILENRPAGNAFEDAILQAGKYERNTAMMLPPPGSGARGFMPDSVKGSPVELVWGQPYPFVEAKARKVLSLSGNLEAMLGYVETYGGHIELWVRSSRHPDGATHLSKPLLRVLNRLKTQGKAAVKPYP, from the coding sequence ATGCGGATGCCCTCCCTCTTCGCGGTCGTGCTGGTGGCGCTGTCCACGAGGGCCGCCTCGGCCCAGGAGGAGCGCTTCGATGTGCAGGCCTTCCGGCCCCTGGGCTCGCCTCAGGACGTGGTGGGAGTGGACCAGTCCCGCGCGCTCTCGCCTCACTCCGCGTCGGCGGGGGTCTTCCTCCACTTCGCGTTGGACCCGCTGGTGCTCCGGGTGCACGGCAGTGACGTGAAGGCGCTGAGCGTGGTGGGTCCCCGGCTGCAATTGGACCTGCTGGCCTCGGTGGGGGTGGCCGACGGGGTGGAAGCGGGTCTCACCGTGCCGCTGGTGCTGGCACAGGGCTCGGACAACCTGGAGGCGATCAGCTCAGAGGGCACCGTGCGCTCCTTCGCCCTGGGAGACGTGCGGCTGCGCGGCAAGGTGGCCGTGCCCGGTCTGCGCCGGCGCGCGGAGGACTCGGGGTGGGGCGCCGCGCTCACGCTCGGCGTGGGACTGCCCACCGGTTCGCGCGAGGCGTTCGCCGGGGAGGGCGCGCTCACGTGGATGCCGGGAGCGGTGGTGGACTACCGCTTCGACTCGGGGGCGCTGCTGGCGCTGGATGCCGGGTTGTGGCTGCGCCCCACGCATGAGTTCCTCGGCGTGCGCTGGGGCAATGCAGCCACCGTGGGCCTGGGCGCGGAAGTGCCCGTGTTGCGCGGTCTGGGCGTGACGGCCGTGGGCACTCTCACCGGGAGTACTCCGCTGGTGGGACAGCCGGGGCTGGCGAGGCAGGTGCCCGTGGAGGGGCTGGTGGGGTTGCGCTGGTACAGCCCTTTGGGTCTCACCGTCACGGTAGGTGGAGGTGGCGGTTGCGGCTGCTCGCTGACGGCACCCACCTTGCGCCTCTTCTCCTCGGTGGTCTGGGTCCCCTACCGGGGCTCCGAGTGGCATGCCCTGGAACGCTACAAACGGCCGCCTCGTCCAGCACCGCCAGCCTCCATGCCACCCCTGCTCCTGGACGTGGACGGGGAGGACTCGGACGGGGACGGCGTGGTGGACAGGCGGGACGTCTGCCCCCGCCATGCGGCGGGTCCAGGTGGACGTGAGGGCTGTCCCCGGGTCCGAGAGGAGGATGGGCGGTTGGTGACACGGGGGCCGGTGCGCTTCGCCACGGGGCAGGAGGTGTTGCTGCCCGACTCGGTCCCCGTGCTGGAGGAGGTGGCGGCGGTGCTGCTCTCCCGCCCGGAGGTGCGACGCGTGCGGGTGGTGGCGACGACGGACCCTGGAGACAGCGGGGCACTGGCACTGGCGCTCGCTCACCGCCGGGCCGCCACCGTGCGACGCCACCTGCTGGACAGCGGTGTCGCGGAGGAGCGGCTGTGCGCGGTGGGCCGCACGCGCGAGCGGTGGGAGGGAGACACGGGCCAACACCTGGAGTTCGTCGTGGAGTCCGGGAGCGGGCCGCTGCCTCCCTGCACTCACGAGGCGGATACCAGCACGCCGTCTCCCGCCTGGGAAATGGAGGGGACGAAGGAGGTACGCACCCGGGCGTGGGCGGCGGCGCGCGGGTTGACGCGGCTGGGGGCGTGGCTGGCGCTGGGCCTGCGCGTGGAAGGCGAGCGGGTGCGGTTGCTACGTGTCCGCGCGCACGAGGGCTCGGGCGCCGAGGTGGGGGCGGTGAAGGCGGAGGACGTGCGCCCCCTGCTGGAATGGGCTCTGTACCGATACGCGCGGGGGCGGGAGGGCGAGGTGGTGCTGACACTGCGGCGGGGTCTGGTCATGTGGACGGAGGAGGAGGAGTCCACCGGCCCGGTGCTTCAGGCCACCACGCTCCAGGCGCCCCACGAAGTCTTCCTGCGCAACCAGAGAGAGAAGCTCCAGGTGGGCACTGTCTCCGAAGAGGCACGTCGCGAGGGGCTCACGGCATTGAAGAAGCTGGAGGGCTGGTTGCTCCTTCAACCGGATTCGGCGCTGGAGAGGACCGGCTCTCCCCTGACGCGGTACGCGGAGCTGATGGAGGAGGAGAGGCAGCGCGAGGTGCGCTGGCGGGCGGTGCAGCGCAAGCTGGCCGAGTACGAGCAGTGGGGAAAACGCCTGCTGGCCACGTACTCCGCGCCTCCGCACCGGGTGGCGCCGGGCTACCTCGTCAGCGAGTCACCCCTGCGCGAGCGGTCCCTGCGGGCCCTGGGTGATGCAACGCTCGCCTGGGCCTACGCGCATACGGAGGACCCTGACTTCCTCGAGCGCACTCCCGACCAGGTGGCCCTGTACCTGCTGGCGAGCCGCTCGGCCCTGGCCACCGTGGTGCACCTGGGACGCATGGCGCCGGTGCACCTGGACTACACCGAGGCCTTCGATCCGGAGGTGTACACCACCGACGAGCTGGTGCTGGAGCTGCTGGTGGGCCTCGCGCCGGGCGCGGGCGAGGTGACGGACGCACATGCGGCCTTCAGCGGACGCAGCCTCACGGGCCACCAGCTCAGCCCGACCGAGCGCGTGCTGTGCGCGGTGGGCGTGCTGCTGCCCTTCGTCACCGGCAAGGTGCTGAAGGATGCCGGAGAGGCGGGCCTTCAGCGCTTCGCCCTGCTCACGGGGCGGAGTCTGGATGAGGTGCGGGTGCTCTCGCGCGTGGCCGCGCGCCTCTCGCCCGAGAACGCCAGGGAAGTGGAGCGCCTGATGGTGGCTGCCTCCAAGGGGCACACCTTCACGGAGGAGGAGATGCAGTTCCTTCAGCGTGTAGCGCATGGCCTGGAGGCGCCGCTGCGCGAGGCCGCCGAGGCCCTGAGGGCAGGCCAGAAGGTGCCGTTGCTGGGAGCGCGTACGCTGGCGGACGGAAGCAGGCTGCTGCCCGGCAGCCCCTCCCACAAGGCACAGCGCTGGATTGACTATCAGTTCCGTCACCCCGAGAAGTACCGTCACTTCTCCTTCCAGCCGGACGCGGACTGGGCGCGCATGTACGAGACCATTCTCGAGAACCGGCCGGCGGGCAACGCCTTCGAGGACGCCATCCTCCAGGCAGGGAAGTACGAGCGCAACACCGCGATGATGTTGCCGCCGCCGGGGAGCGGCGCCCGGGGCTTCATGCCCGACTCGGTGAAGGGCAGCCCGGTGGAGCTGGTATGGGGTCAGCCCTACCCCTTCGTCGAGGCCAAAGCACGAAAGGTGTTATCCCTGTCCGGGAACCTCGAGGCGATGCTTGGGTATGTGGAGACATATGGCGGTCACATCGAACTCTGGGTCCGTTCCTCCCGGCACCCTGATGGAGCTACGCACCTTTCGAAGCCGCTTCTTCGCGTCTTGAACAGGTTGAAAACACAAGGAAAGGCAGCGGTGAAACCTTATCCGTGA
- a CDS encoding vWA domain-containing protein gives MNRTTLLLATTALLALAAGVVGLPRQKDTSHTVAQPGEAPTGVVLQPVAASSGVLTLEGKLSGAYLMAGPSEAYAALTVRADKARNTETRQPVSLALVIDRSGSMRGQKLVDAKHAARMLVERLGLEDRLALVHYGTDVSVFPSTAVSEDARARMLDFVDAIEDEGSTNISGGLEAAAQELRPYARSFRVSRIVLLSDGQPTAGLTEDGELRRLAGNFQREGMAVSALGVGEDFNERLMRGMAEEGGGFYGYIQDSEQLADIFRRELEQAAGTVARGVELRLNLPEGVTDAEAMGLPARREGRTLVVPLYDLAGGQDTRVVVKLTLSLEPTEAPRGVLSARLRYWDVLAERQTEVDLGLTAKVTDDEALVRANLDQEVRVHAVRALGAREMQAAAEQMKQGNREKALGMLDNARRLFGSSAEALAGEVADVDRTKAAYLNAQDETAVRREALQLHRKSLKTFGQNNAY, from the coding sequence ATGAACCGGACAACGCTGCTGCTGGCCACCACCGCGCTGCTCGCCCTCGCGGCGGGGGTGGTGGGCCTGCCCCGCCAGAAGGACACGAGCCACACGGTGGCCCAGCCCGGCGAGGCTCCCACGGGCGTGGTGCTGCAACCCGTCGCGGCCAGCAGCGGCGTGCTGACGCTGGAAGGCAAGCTGTCCGGGGCCTACCTGATGGCGGGGCCGAGCGAGGCCTACGCCGCCCTCACCGTGCGCGCGGACAAGGCCCGGAACACGGAGACGCGGCAGCCGGTGAGCCTGGCGCTGGTCATCGACCGCTCGGGCTCCATGCGCGGGCAGAAGCTGGTGGACGCCAAACACGCGGCACGCATGCTCGTGGAGCGCCTGGGCCTGGAGGACCGGCTGGCCCTGGTGCACTACGGCACGGACGTGAGCGTCTTCCCCAGCACCGCGGTGTCGGAGGACGCACGCGCGCGGATGCTGGACTTCGTGGACGCCATCGAGGACGAGGGCTCCACCAACATCAGCGGAGGCCTGGAGGCGGCGGCCCAGGAGCTGCGGCCGTACGCGAGGAGCTTCCGGGTGAGTCGCATCGTGCTGCTGAGCGACGGGCAGCCCACCGCGGGACTCACCGAGGATGGGGAGCTGCGGCGGCTCGCGGGCAACTTCCAGCGCGAGGGCATGGCGGTGAGCGCCCTGGGCGTGGGCGAGGACTTCAACGAGCGGCTGATGCGGGGCATGGCCGAGGAGGGCGGCGGCTTCTACGGCTACATCCAGGACTCGGAGCAGCTGGCGGACATCTTCCGGCGCGAGTTGGAGCAGGCGGCGGGCACGGTGGCGCGCGGGGTGGAGCTGCGGCTGAATCTACCCGAGGGCGTCACGGACGCGGAGGCCATGGGCCTGCCGGCGCGGCGCGAGGGCCGCACCCTGGTGGTGCCACTGTACGACCTGGCCGGTGGCCAGGACACGCGGGTGGTGGTGAAGCTGACCCTCTCGCTGGAGCCCACCGAGGCCCCCCGGGGGGTGCTGAGCGCGCGGCTGCGGTACTGGGACGTGCTGGCCGAGCGCCAGACGGAGGTGGACCTGGGCCTCACGGCGAAGGTGACGGACGACGAGGCCCTGGTGCGGGCCAACCTGGACCAGGAGGTGCGGGTGCACGCGGTGCGGGCGCTCGGGGCCCGGGAAATGCAAGCGGCGGCCGAGCAGATGAAGCAGGGCAACCGGGAGAAGGCCCTGGGCATGCTGGACAATGCCCGGCGGCTCTTCGGCTCGTCGGCCGAGGCGCTGGCGGGGGAGGTTGCGGACGTGGACCGGACGAAGGCAGCCTATCTCAACGCCCAGGATGAAACCGCCGTGCGGCGTGAGGCGTTACAGCTTCATCGCAAGTCGCTGAAGACCTTCGGACAGAACAACGCCTACTGA